The following coding sequences are from one Pusillimonas sp. DMV24BSW_D window:
- a CDS encoding bifunctional diguanylate cyclase/phosphodiesterase, with the protein MPRISLSHRSNYRFPLWLGISFVVAALVGLATMLVEPVEAWAHRHYLTWHLTLEIASIAFAFAVFALGWSTYRKHPQRNILYLACAFLGVALLDIAHTLSFEGMPAFVTPNSPEKSIYFWLVARYLAAIGLLIVVWLPWPSITELPQRHSRLAHLTWPLSTVLGIVIITHGVVLYAPTWLPNVFSTETGLSDLKIMAEYGIITLHIAALAILLRRLPNNSECNLYLLASALLLMAVSELLFTSYTAISDTAMLLGHIYKAAAYLLLYMALDTGHLQPPPFRVQKLEKALEAAIKNGQMHLAFQPVMNLADGRLSGAEVLVRWTHPKLGIVGPAEFIPIAEKYGLMPEIGEWVLKTAIAQISLWVRQGLSPNVCFSVNLSLVQFRYPLLVERIQYLLKTYQLPAHYLGLEITESVAMHNAQTAIQTLRTLREQGIALSIDDFGTGHASLSHLKLFDANTLKIDQSFVRDLTHDSRDRAIVQAIVHMAHALGMRTTAEGVETSAQLDLLKALGCDRVQGYYFSRPLNTEEFEAFSLSTRRPQPLSA; encoded by the coding sequence ATGCCGCGCATTTCGCTCTCCCATCGGTCAAACTATCGCTTCCCTTTATGGCTTGGTATTAGTTTCGTGGTAGCAGCGCTTGTTGGGCTGGCAACAATGCTGGTGGAGCCCGTAGAGGCCTGGGCTCACCGGCACTACCTTACCTGGCACCTGACGCTCGAAATCGCCTCCATTGCCTTCGCTTTTGCCGTTTTCGCCTTGGGGTGGAGTACTTACCGAAAGCATCCACAAAGAAATATTCTCTATCTGGCCTGCGCTTTTCTGGGCGTCGCGTTGCTTGATATTGCCCACACGCTGTCGTTTGAAGGCATGCCTGCCTTTGTTACGCCCAACAGCCCAGAGAAATCCATTTATTTTTGGCTGGTTGCGCGCTATTTGGCCGCCATCGGTCTTCTAATTGTCGTTTGGCTACCTTGGCCTTCAATCACTGAGTTACCGCAACGCCATAGTCGCCTTGCTCATCTGACCTGGCCGTTAAGTACTGTGTTGGGGATCGTCATCATCACCCACGGGGTTGTCTTGTACGCTCCCACTTGGCTACCCAACGTATTCAGCACTGAAACCGGCTTAAGCGATCTGAAGATCATGGCCGAGTACGGCATCATTACACTGCATATCGCGGCATTGGCCATTTTGCTGCGACGCCTGCCCAACAACAGCGAGTGCAACTTGTATCTGTTGGCCAGCGCACTCTTGCTCATGGCCGTGAGTGAACTGCTTTTTACTTCCTACACGGCGATTTCAGATACCGCCATGCTGTTGGGCCACATATATAAAGCGGCGGCCTATCTATTGCTTTATATGGCGCTGGACACCGGCCATCTGCAACCCCCTCCCTTTCGTGTGCAGAAATTGGAAAAAGCCCTGGAGGCCGCGATTAAAAACGGGCAAATGCATCTGGCGTTTCAACCTGTCATGAATCTGGCTGATGGTCGTTTATCCGGCGCCGAAGTCCTGGTCCGCTGGACCCATCCGAAACTGGGCATAGTGGGCCCGGCCGAGTTCATACCGATAGCCGAAAAATATGGGCTGATGCCCGAAATAGGGGAGTGGGTATTAAAAACTGCAATTGCCCAAATTTCACTATGGGTTCGTCAGGGCCTGTCGCCGAATGTCTGCTTTTCGGTTAACTTGTCATTGGTTCAGTTCCGTTACCCGCTACTGGTGGAACGCATTCAATATCTGCTGAAAACCTACCAATTGCCCGCGCATTACCTGGGCCTGGAAATTACTGAAAGCGTTGCCATGCATAATGCGCAAACCGCCATCCAAACCTTGCGCACATTACGGGAACAAGGCATTGCACTTTCAATTGACGACTTCGGCACGGGCCATGCGTCGCTCAGCCATTTGAAACTGTTTGACGCAAACACCTTGAAAATAGACCAGTCATTCGTGCGCGACCTAACCCATGATTCGCGTGATCGCGCCATTGTTCAGGCTATTGTGCATATGGCGCATGCCCTGGGCATGCGCACGACCGCCGAAGGTGTTGAAACGTCGGCCCAATTGGACCTGCTGAAAGCCCTTGGGTGCGACAGGGTGCAGGGCTACTACTTTAGCCGCCCCTTAAACACAGAGGAGTTCGAGGCGTTTTCATTGTCGACCCGGCGACCACAGCCGTTATCGGCCTGA
- a CDS encoding c-type cytochrome: protein MRKPVLWGLGAGLVVLLVGIYIYHTATSVTKAYIDPSDARLVQLGKQVYAAQCAACHGANLEGEPNWRQRKPNGRLPAPPHDVSGHTWHHPDQVLFDIVKNGLVPGVTAPIGYESDMPAYGTVLTDEEIRASLAYIKRAWPEKAKTVQQQLTQEYQKAQ from the coding sequence ATGCGTAAACCGGTGCTCTGGGGGCTGGGTGCGGGCTTGGTGGTGCTGTTGGTGGGTATTTACATTTATCACACAGCAACGAGCGTAACGAAAGCATATATTGACCCTTCCGACGCCCGTTTGGTGCAGTTGGGTAAACAAGTGTATGCGGCGCAATGTGCCGCTTGTCATGGCGCAAACCTCGAGGGCGAGCCAAATTGGCGGCAACGGAAACCGAATGGGCGACTCCCCGCGCCGCCGCACGATGTTTCCGGGCATACCTGGCATCACCCCGATCAAGTCTTGTTCGATATCGTAAAAAACGGATTGGTGCCCGGCGTAACGGCACCTATTGGTTATGAAAGCGATATGCCGGCTTACGGCACTGTTTTAACTGACGAGGAAATCCGGGCCAGTCTTGCGTATATCAAGCGTGCCTGGCCCGAAAAGGCAAAGACAGTTCAACAGCAGTTAACCCAGGAATATCAGAAGGCACAATAG
- a CDS encoding acyloxyacyl hydrolase — MHSLSTKSGLCVLAMCLSAGAMLLPDTAHADGAGIGLRAGVGNHYQRYELAWVSPTMWHYRFAESGSRLDLVAEAGAAFWKASGNRDRASVWQIGLTPFLRWTFPNNMYLEAGVGINRFSHTRFADKTLSTQFQFGTHIGAGVNLSSAGRLGLRYSHYSNAAIKRPNDGLDVIQLTYSHAF; from the coding sequence ATGCATAGTCTTTCAACAAAGTCGGGGCTGTGTGTACTTGCAATGTGTCTCAGTGCAGGTGCGATGTTGTTGCCGGATACGGCTCATGCCGACGGCGCGGGTATTGGGTTGCGTGCGGGTGTGGGTAACCATTACCAGCGCTATGAGTTGGCTTGGGTGTCGCCCACGATGTGGCACTATCGGTTTGCCGAATCCGGTAGCCGGCTCGATTTGGTGGCTGAGGCTGGAGCGGCTTTCTGGAAGGCCAGTGGCAATCGAGATCGTGCCAGTGTGTGGCAAATCGGGTTGACGCCATTCTTGCGCTGGACGTTTCCCAACAATATGTATCTTGAGGCTGGAGTTGGCATCAATCGTTTTTCTCATACGCGTTTTGCCGACAAGACTTTATCGACCCAGTTTCAGTTTGGTACACACATAGGAGCAGGTGTGAACTTGTCTTCAGCCGGTCGCCTGGGGTTGCGTTACTCCCATTACTCTAATGCGGCAATTAAACGCCCGAATGATGGGCTCGACGTGATTCAGCTTACATACAGCCACGCGTTTTAG
- a CDS encoding FAD-dependent monooxygenase, whose product MAKPLKVGIIGGGIGGVATAVALSQRGIDYHLFERAAEFGEVGAGIQMTPNAVKVIKAFGAWDALNKIGFLPEALVGRNWDTAEETFRMPLKSDCPRLYGAEFFHVHRADLHHLLADMVDRNKVTFSIRCTGVSQTGDKAVAHFDDGSSFEADLIIGADGVRSVVRHALFGDDDPKFTGHMCYRAVVPFDSPPNFVAPEASFWLGPNSHIVTYYVNSGKAVNIVAVHETEKWVEESWNARSTKEELLADFQGWHTNIQQLFDRVDDVYRWGLFDRDPMETWSKDRITLLGDAAHPMLPFLSQGAAMAIEDAYVLAKALAALPDQLPNALQQYEKERLPRTARVQLEARERGKTYHLSSKEAQAKRDAEYREQQKKDPHAGGIKANWVYAYNATDFEPVV is encoded by the coding sequence ATGGCCAAACCATTGAAAGTAGGCATTATCGGCGGCGGCATTGGTGGTGTCGCAACCGCAGTGGCATTAAGTCAACGCGGTATCGACTACCACTTGTTCGAACGAGCCGCTGAGTTCGGCGAGGTAGGGGCCGGCATACAAATGACACCCAACGCCGTCAAAGTCATTAAAGCCTTCGGAGCGTGGGACGCCTTGAATAAGATTGGCTTCCTGCCGGAAGCTTTGGTTGGACGAAACTGGGATACGGCCGAAGAAACATTTCGCATGCCCCTGAAAAGTGATTGCCCACGCTTGTACGGTGCCGAATTCTTCCACGTGCATCGGGCCGATCTGCATCATCTCCTTGCAGACATGGTCGATCGCAATAAAGTCACGTTTTCAATTCGTTGTACCGGTGTTTCGCAAACCGGCGACAAAGCAGTGGCGCATTTTGACGACGGCAGCAGCTTTGAAGCCGATCTGATTATCGGTGCCGACGGCGTACGATCGGTTGTTCGCCATGCCCTGTTCGGCGACGACGATCCTAAATTTACCGGTCATATGTGTTATCGCGCGGTTGTCCCATTTGACTCCCCACCCAACTTCGTCGCACCGGAGGCCTCGTTCTGGCTCGGCCCAAACAGTCACATCGTGACTTACTACGTAAACAGCGGCAAAGCCGTTAATATCGTGGCCGTGCATGAAACCGAAAAATGGGTTGAAGAGTCATGGAACGCCCGCAGCACAAAAGAAGAATTGCTGGCCGATTTTCAGGGTTGGCACACCAACATCCAACAATTGTTTGATCGTGTGGATGACGTGTACCGCTGGGGCTTGTTCGATCGCGACCCTATGGAAACGTGGTCAAAAGACCGTATCACCCTACTAGGCGACGCTGCCCATCCCATGCTACCTTTCCTGTCTCAGGGCGCGGCGATGGCTATTGAAGACGCTTACGTTTTGGCCAAAGCATTGGCCGCCTTACCCGATCAACTCCCCAATGCACTACAGCAATACGAAAAAGAGCGCCTGCCCCGCACCGCGCGCGTGCAGCTTGAGGCGCGTGAACGCGGCAAAACCTATCACCTGTCATCAAAAGAAGCGCAAGCCAAGCGTGATGCCGAATATCGTGAACAGCAAAAGAAAGACCCTCACGCCGGCGGCATAAAGGCAAACTGGGTTTATGCTTATAACGCGACCGATTTCGAACCCGTGGTTTAG
- a CDS encoding ion transporter, with protein sequence MSASERSSSATRGQFASQFEGYEDGFRHRMFVVIFEADTRLGRWFDFTLIAAIILSVTVVMFDSIHAVRQQYGSSLSVLEWFFTVLFTLEYIARLACVKQPMKYARSFYGVVDLLAILPTYAAVLMPELHALVDLRLLRLLRMFRLLKLVSYVHEYSMLGQALMASRRKIIIFLSVVAIVVTLNGTLLYLVEGGPGTAFSSIPTAIYFAITSLTTVGFGDIVPQTDLGRAITAFTMLIGWSVLAVPTGIISSEMTAQRFLPRVNTRTCPSCLATGLDGDAKFCKSCGAVLPEYQKET encoded by the coding sequence ATGTCGGCATCCGAGCGTTCTTCATCTGCAACACGTGGGCAATTTGCTTCGCAGTTCGAGGGCTATGAAGACGGCTTTCGCCACCGGATGTTTGTAGTGATTTTTGAAGCCGACACCCGCCTGGGCCGTTGGTTCGATTTCACGCTGATTGCAGCAATTATTCTTAGCGTCACGGTTGTCATGTTCGACAGCATTCACGCTGTGCGACAGCAATACGGTTCCAGTTTAAGCGTGCTCGAGTGGTTTTTCACCGTTTTGTTTACGCTCGAATACATTGCCAGGCTGGCATGCGTTAAACAGCCCATGAAGTATGCCCGCAGCTTTTATGGCGTTGTGGATTTGCTGGCGATCCTGCCCACGTACGCAGCGGTTCTTATGCCCGAGCTACACGCTTTGGTTGATCTGCGGTTGCTCCGCTTGTTGCGCATGTTCCGGTTATTGAAGCTGGTATCGTATGTGCACGAATACTCAATGCTCGGCCAGGCGTTGATGGCCAGCCGGCGCAAAATTATTATATTTTTGTCGGTTGTGGCGATTGTCGTTACGCTGAACGGCACGCTGCTCTATCTGGTTGAAGGTGGACCCGGCACTGCGTTCAGCAGCATTCCCACAGCGATTTATTTCGCCATTACTTCGTTAACGACGGTGGGCTTTGGTGACATTGTTCCGCAAACAGATTTAGGCAGGGCGATAACCGCATTTACGATGCTTATAGGTTGGAGCGTCCTGGCCGTACCCACAGGTATTATTTCGTCGGAGATGACGGCGCAACGCTTCTTGCCGCGGGTTAACACCCGTACGTGTCCCTCTTGTCTGGCAACGGGTCTTGATGGCGATGCCAAGTTCTGCAAGTCGTGTGGCGCCGTGTTGCCTGAATATCAGAAGGAAACATAA
- a CDS encoding putative bifunctional diguanylate cyclase/phosphodiesterase, whose translation MLESSYNPSLVLWSLAVAVLASYTALDLASRVASSRGVAARWWLAGGACAMGLGIWSMHFVGMLAFNLPIPLGYDPFITAISLLMAIASSGYALWLVCRATLPWYRLLAGGFIMATGIASMHYTGMGAMLMQPGIDYLPSWVALSLLIAFGASVAALWLAFRLRQNLNYVTALRVGASLVMGAAIAGMHYTGMAAAQFPVGSICGAASTGVDVYWLALLTISVTLAALLATLVVSVLDNRMQLTSTTLSTSLRKATDQLEHLSLHDGLTQLPNRIFFEERLDQAIRSVKKNGGYLAVFMIDVDGFQVINDAYGRHVGDRLLVAMAQRLQNGIRAQDTLARLAGDEFVLQAFISKPDDASLMADKFIQLVQKPFQIVGRDLHISVSIGVTMCPEDGDLRETLLANADAARRHAKSSGRNTYRFFESSMNDNVYEQLRLLQDFRIALENNQLSLVYQPIYDSRGRGLASAEALLRWTHPDHGRVAPDSFIPMAERTGLIVPIGEWVLDQACSQLRCWQDAGWKDARVAVNLSAMQFSHSGLVEMLQTILDRYRIKPESLTLEITETTAMQNAETSIVILHKLRRLGVRIAIDDFGTGYSSLLYLKRLPVSELKIDRGFVHDLTLQKEDVAIVEAVVTLANKLGLSVVAEGVETPEQLDLLVDLGCDYLQGYLLGRPVHAQTLLGLVTEGTRAARVAQL comes from the coding sequence ATGCTGGAAAGTTCCTATAACCCGTCGCTGGTACTGTGGTCTCTGGCCGTGGCCGTTCTTGCGTCGTATACCGCGCTTGATCTGGCCAGTCGTGTCGCATCCAGTCGGGGTGTCGCTGCGCGGTGGTGGCTGGCAGGCGGGGCGTGTGCCATGGGGTTGGGTATCTGGTCCATGCACTTCGTCGGCATGCTTGCCTTCAATCTTCCCATACCGCTGGGTTACGACCCCTTCATTACGGCAATATCGCTTTTAATGGCGATTGCCTCTTCCGGCTACGCTTTGTGGTTGGTTTGTCGTGCCACGCTACCCTGGTATCGCTTGCTGGCAGGTGGGTTCATTATGGCCACCGGTATTGCCAGCATGCATTACACCGGTATGGGCGCCATGCTTATGCAGCCTGGAATCGACTATCTGCCGTCCTGGGTTGCGCTTTCATTGCTTATTGCTTTTGGTGCTTCGGTTGCTGCGTTGTGGCTGGCGTTTCGTTTGCGCCAGAATCTGAATTACGTGACGGCGTTGCGGGTGGGAGCTTCTTTGGTTATGGGGGCTGCCATTGCGGGCATGCATTACACCGGGATGGCGGCGGCGCAGTTTCCGGTAGGCAGTATTTGTGGTGCGGCCTCTACCGGCGTTGATGTGTACTGGTTGGCTTTGTTAACCATTTCCGTTACGCTGGCGGCCTTGCTGGCTACCCTGGTGGTGTCCGTGCTCGATAACCGGATGCAACTGACGTCAACCACTTTAAGTACGTCGTTACGTAAGGCAACCGACCAGCTTGAACATTTGTCGTTGCACGATGGTCTTACCCAGTTACCCAACCGTATTTTCTTTGAAGAGCGGCTCGATCAGGCCATTCGAAGCGTGAAGAAAAACGGCGGTTACCTGGCGGTGTTCATGATCGATGTCGATGGCTTTCAGGTCATTAACGATGCGTATGGGCGTCATGTGGGTGATCGTTTGCTGGTCGCGATGGCGCAGCGCCTGCAAAACGGCATCCGGGCACAAGACACCCTGGCCCGGTTGGCCGGCGATGAGTTCGTTTTGCAGGCGTTTATTTCCAAGCCTGATGACGCCAGTTTAATGGCCGATAAATTCATTCAATTAGTGCAGAAGCCGTTTCAGATTGTGGGCCGCGATTTGCATATTTCCGTGAGTATCGGTGTGACCATGTGTCCCGAAGACGGTGACCTTAGGGAGACGTTGCTGGCTAACGCCGACGCGGCACGCCGGCATGCCAAGTCGTCAGGCCGCAATACTTACCGATTTTTTGAGTCGTCGATGAACGACAACGTGTATGAGCAATTGCGTTTGCTCCAAGACTTTCGCATCGCCCTCGAGAACAATCAGCTTAGCTTGGTGTATCAACCCATTTATGATTCCCGTGGCCGCGGTTTGGCCAGTGCGGAGGCGTTATTGCGTTGGACGCATCCAGACCACGGGCGGGTGGCTCCCGACAGCTTTATCCCCATGGCCGAACGCACCGGCTTGATTGTGCCTATTGGGGAGTGGGTGCTGGATCAGGCATGCTCGCAATTGCGCTGCTGGCAAGATGCGGGTTGGAAAGATGCTCGCGTCGCCGTTAACTTGTCGGCGATGCAGTTCAGTCATTCGGGTTTGGTGGAAATGCTTCAAACCATCCTCGATCGCTATCGCATCAAGCCTGAATCACTTACGTTGGAAATTACAGAAACCACTGCTATGCAAAATGCTGAAACCAGTATTGTTATTTTGCATAAGTTGCGGCGTCTGGGGGTGCGTATTGCAATCGATGATTTCGGTACGGGCTATTCCAGCTTGCTCTATTTGAAACGGCTGCCGGTGTCGGAACTGAAGATCGATCGTGGATTCGTCCATGATCTGACGCTGCAAAAAGAAGATGTTGCCATTGTCGAAGCCGTGGTCACACTGGCGAACAAGCTTGGATTAAGCGTGGTGGCTGAAGGGGTCGAAACGCCGGAACAACTTGATTTGCTGGTCGACCTGGGTTGCGATTACCTGCAAGGTTATTTATTGGGTCGACCTGTTCATGCGCAAACGCTGCTGGGCCTGGTTACCGAGGGTACACGGGCGGCGCGCGTAGCCCAGCTGTGA
- a CDS encoding TetR/AcrR family transcriptional regulator — MTIYNSLSPPAPKRKTARKGPGRPEGTGDNASERILDAAEDEFAETGYTGTSLRAISQKAGVTQALINYYFGSKYGLYEAVFIRRGRVVSDERLRRLNQLKQQTDPITVEQVVRAFLEPTIALREEPAGRRFLRLQARLHTEPAEISYRLRNEAYDISTRAFVNTLLEICPSLSAKDVNWRMALTIGAYMYAFSDTHRLDELAPTECDPNDTKEVIEEITAFVTAGLRAPPVYPR, encoded by the coding sequence ATGACAATCTACAACAGCCTCTCCCCTCCAGCCCCGAAACGCAAAACGGCCCGTAAAGGTCCGGGCCGCCCGGAAGGCACGGGAGACAACGCATCAGAGCGTATTCTGGATGCCGCCGAAGACGAATTCGCCGAAACCGGCTACACCGGTACCAGCTTGCGTGCTATTTCCCAAAAAGCCGGCGTCACTCAGGCCCTGATCAATTATTATTTTGGATCCAAATATGGGCTCTACGAGGCTGTTTTCATTCGGCGCGGACGGGTTGTTTCCGACGAACGTTTACGGCGGCTCAACCAGTTAAAACAACAAACCGATCCCATCACGGTTGAACAAGTGGTCAGGGCCTTTCTGGAACCCACCATTGCATTGCGGGAAGAGCCTGCAGGGCGCCGATTTCTTCGCTTACAGGCACGGCTGCATACCGAGCCGGCGGAAATTTCATACCGGCTGCGTAATGAAGCCTACGACATCTCCACACGTGCGTTTGTAAATACCTTGTTGGAAATATGCCCAAGCTTGTCGGCAAAAGATGTGAACTGGCGCATGGCCTTAACCATTGGGGCCTACATGTACGCCTTTTCGGATACACACCGGCTCGATGAATTGGCGCCGACGGAATGCGACCCCAACGACACAAAGGAAGTCATCGAGGAAATTACCGCATTCGTCACAGCTGGGCTACGCGCGCCGCCCGTGTACCCTCGGTAA
- a CDS encoding HdeD family acid-resistance protein, protein MSDKPNENEPVSSPSGTNPQVQKMLASLSDRWGWFVALGVAMVVLGMVALGHVVAATLVSVLFIAVLMIIGGIGQLIHAWRLKQMSGFVFWTIGGVLYLGAGVLALVRPETGASLLTLLFGATLIGSGALRLWIWFNNRAQRGWQWLALSGVVTLLVGLLIAFGWPGNSVWVLGLILGVDLLIQGWTLLFIGFALRNRQSGG, encoded by the coding sequence ATGAGCGACAAACCAAATGAAAATGAACCGGTGAGTTCCCCGAGCGGCACGAATCCGCAGGTTCAGAAGATGCTGGCCTCATTGAGTGATCGTTGGGGTTGGTTTGTTGCGCTGGGCGTTGCGATGGTGGTGTTGGGTATGGTGGCGCTGGGGCATGTGGTTGCGGCCACTTTGGTAAGCGTACTGTTTATCGCAGTCCTGATGATAATTGGCGGTATCGGGCAGTTAATTCATGCCTGGCGCCTGAAACAGATGTCGGGGTTCGTGTTTTGGACAATCGGCGGGGTTTTGTATTTGGGTGCGGGAGTATTGGCGCTGGTTCGTCCTGAAACCGGGGCGTCGCTGTTAACCCTGCTTTTTGGTGCCACGCTGATTGGTTCAGGGGCATTGCGTTTGTGGATCTGGTTTAACAATCGGGCGCAACGCGGCTGGCAATGGTTGGCCTTGTCCGGCGTCGTAACACTATTGGTTGGTTTATTGATTGCGTTTGGCTGGCCAGGTAATAGTGTTTGGGTTTTAGGGTTGATTCTTGGGGTCGATTTGCTGATTCAGGGCTGGACGCTTTTGTTTATTGGCTTTGCGCTACGCAACCGGCAGTCCGGCGGTTAG
- a CDS encoding universal stress protein — protein MNRVLACVDDSPRATAVCDYGIWAARLLEVKLQFLHVLDRHPERASLTDYSGALGMDAQESLLEQLSTLDEERSRLAQEQGRQILQAAHKRAEGAGAKDTDTLQRHGSLVETLLELESETRLVVIGQQRSAGSASKWYLDQNAERVVRSLQRPVLVVDGDFKEPERFVIAFDGSQTGKKMVQMVAASPLLKGLSCHVIGVGDESETQQQNIDWANDTLVNEGFDVVKVVRPGEAEVVLREYLLEVNADLLVMGAYGHSRIRHLIMGSTTSTLLRTSPVPVLVLR, from the coding sequence GTGAATAGGGTATTAGCATGCGTCGATGACTCCCCCCGCGCCACAGCGGTGTGCGACTACGGCATTTGGGCGGCTCGTCTGCTAGAGGTGAAGTTGCAGTTTCTTCATGTGCTCGATCGCCATCCGGAGCGCGCCAGCTTAACGGATTACAGTGGGGCGCTGGGTATGGATGCCCAGGAAAGCCTGTTGGAGCAATTGAGCACTCTTGATGAAGAGCGCAGCCGTCTGGCGCAGGAGCAAGGGCGGCAAATTCTGCAGGCGGCGCACAAGCGGGCCGAGGGGGCAGGCGCGAAAGACACCGACACCCTGCAGCGCCATGGTTCGCTGGTTGAAACCTTGCTTGAGCTTGAGTCGGAAACCCGGTTGGTGGTTATCGGGCAGCAGCGATCCGCCGGCAGTGCATCCAAATGGTATCTCGACCAAAACGCCGAACGCGTTGTACGTTCACTGCAGCGTCCGGTTCTGGTGGTTGACGGCGACTTCAAAGAGCCGGAGCGGTTTGTCATCGCGTTCGACGGCAGCCAGACAGGTAAGAAAATGGTGCAAATGGTCGCCGCCAGCCCTCTTTTGAAAGGGCTTTCCTGCCATGTTATTGGGGTGGGTGATGAAAGTGAAACGCAGCAGCAGAACATCGATTGGGCAAACGACACCTTGGTCAATGAAGGTTTTGATGTTGTGAAGGTTGTTCGGCCTGGCGAAGCGGAGGTCGTTTTGCGTGAGTATCTGCTTGAGGTGAATGCCGACCTGCTGGTGATGGGGGCGTATGGGCATTCACGTATACGCCACCTTATTATGGGCAGTACCACCTCTACGTTGTTGCGCACCAGCCCAGTGCCGGTATTGGTTTTGCGATAG